CCTAAAGTTTTTTTGTCCATTGCCTTTTCTCCCTTAATAATTACCGTACAGCAATGTTCAAAACATTGCAAGACTATTGTAACAATTTTGACAAATTTAGCAAGTGTTTTTCACCCGTGAAACAAGCGCCCCTGTATTCCTGCTGAACGCTCTGTATTTCCTGTTGCTTTATATCCGTCTTTCTGCGGACGGCGCAAGCCGTAGCGCGGATCCAGCATCTTTGCCCCGCAGGGGCGGTTTAATCGCGGTTATATGATTTTAAAGTCAAATTCGGCGCGGGTTCCGCCGCCGTCTGAGTTCAGCGTAAAGCTGCCGCCAAGTTTGTCTTTTACAAGAGCCTTGACAATGTTGAGCCCAAGGTTGACTTTTGTTTTGTCTTTTGTGTCAAATCCGCAGCCGTTGTCTATAACCTGTATGGACGAGTACAGTTCGCCCTTTTTCGTTACTATGCGTACCATGCCGCTTTCCCTGTCGTTGAAGCCGTGTTCGAGGGAGTTTTGCAGCAGTTCGTTGACAACAAGTGCGATGGAGGTGGCTGTGTTGGCGTCAACTTTGAAATCATCGCCCTCAAGCGTTACTTCCACTTTTGCGTTGTTTCCGCTGTCCGCGAAGTATCTCATTGTGTTGTTGCGGATATTTACTATGACTTCGCCTAAATTTACGCTGTCAACGCCGACCTGCGACAGAATTTCGTGCGTAACGGCTATCGTCAGTATTCTGTTCATGCTTTCCTGAAGAACCTTGCGCGTTTCATGGTCTGACGCACGCCTGATTTGAAGCCGCAGAAGGCTTGCAACGGTCTGCAGATTGTTTTTTACACGGTGGTGCATTTCCTGTATGGCAACGGATTTGAGGATTATTTCTTTTTCTCTTTCTTTCTGTTCTGTAATGTCCCTGACAACAAGCGCAAAGCTGTGGTCTTTCCCGGGGTTCAGGGCTATTCTGCGGACTGCGAGATACAGTTCGCCGACGCTTACCTGCGTTTCTGTCATTCCCCCGTCGTCTTCTTCGGGAGGTTCCGCGGAAACAAGCGAGATATTTTTGTACTGCTGTCCGAGTATGTCTTTGACAAAGCCGAGCTTTTTGTACAGCTTTTCCGCAAGCGAGTTGCGGTAGGAAACCACGCCGTTTTTGTCAACAAGGACAAGCGCTTCGTCTATACATTCCGTAAGCCAGACGTCGTCCGCCGTCATGTGGGTTATGGCACGGGCTATTTTTCTGTAGCTTTTTGTTGAGAAGTGCAGCGTTTCGCTGTTTTGGGTACGTTCTTCGTCAACACGCTGCTCGCAGATAAGGACGCCGATTATGCGCCCCTCGTTGTTTATCGGCTCAACCGTCTGTATAACGTGGGTATTCTCCTGTGTCAGGGCTTTCATCTGTTTTGTGGCAACGCCGAGGCGCAGGGTTCTTGCGACAGCCGGCTCGTTCTGCGGTTTGGCAAGCAGCCCGACAACGGTTTTGCGGTAGGAGGACGGCACGTAGTCAGGCTTCGCTTCGGCGACGACTATCGCGTCCCCCTCCCTTGTCGGGCAGTCAATAAAAACGTCCGCATCCTGGAGGTTGGCAAGCGTTTTCAGCACAACCGACATTCCTTCAAGATAACGGACGTCTTCTCTTCTTAAATCAGTATAATAGCGGCACAGCGCCGCAATGCTTTTCTCTATTTCCATCAGCTGCCGAGTTTTTTGCTTTTCAGGATAATTTCGGATATGTCGCGCATTGAAAGTCCCTTTTCAAGGCTCATTTCGCGTATGTAGGTGTACGCCTGATTTTCGGACATGTTCTGTTCTTCCATGATACGTCCCTTGGCGCGTTCTATCGTGCTTCTGTTGTTCAGGCGGTTTGACGTTCTCTGCATTTCGCGGCGCAGTTTTTTGAATTCGCGTCCGCGTTCCACCATTACTTCAATGCTCGGTATCAGGGATTTTTCGTCTATCGGCTTTACAAGGTAGCCGCTTATGCCTATTGATTTCGCGTCGTTGATAAATTCCACGTCACGGTAGGCTGTCAGGATAACTATGGTGTCCACAAGGTCTTCGTCAGAAATCATTT
This Candidatus Equadaptatus faecalis DNA region includes the following protein-coding sequences:
- a CDS encoding sensor histidine kinase yields the protein MEIEKSIAALCRYYTDLRREDVRYLEGMSVVLKTLANLQDADVFIDCPTREGDAIVVAEAKPDYVPSSYRKTVVGLLAKPQNEPAVARTLRLGVATKQMKALTQENTHVIQTVEPINNEGRIIGVLICEQRVDEERTQNSETLHFSTKSYRKIARAITHMTADDVWLTECIDEALVLVDKNGVVSYRNSLAEKLYKKLGFVKDILGQQYKNISLVSAEPPEEDDGGMTETQVSVGELYLAVRRIALNPGKDHSFALVVRDITEQKEREKEIILKSVAIQEMHHRVKNNLQTVASLLRLQIRRASDHETRKVLQESMNRILTIAVTHEILSQVGVDSVNLGEVIVNIRNNTMRYFADSGNNAKVEVTLEGDDFKVDANTATSIALVVNELLQNSLEHGFNDRESGMVRIVTKKGELYSSIQVIDNGCGFDTKDKTKVNLGLNIVKALVKDKLGGSFTLNSDGGGTRAEFDFKII
- a CDS encoding response regulator — its product is MAQNPISIVIADDEPITRMDLHELLSAAGYKIVAEAGDGFDALEACRKFRPNLALLDIRMPLLDGLSAAKMISDEDLVDTIVILTAYRDVEFINDAKSIGISGYLVKPIDEKSLIPSIEVMVERGREFKKLRREMQRTSNRLNNRSTIERAKGRIMEEQNMSENQAYTYIREMSLEKGLSMRDISEIILKSKKLGS